The Psychrobacter sp. 28M-43 genome segment GATCACAAGGTAAGAAACAAAGAAATAGCGATGGGTTTGATCTTGATTCAATAGATACAACCAAGCATGAGGCATTAGTTAATTGGATTGAAGAAGTGCTGCATGCGCCACTACTGGCTTCCAATCAACCCTTGATTGCTCTTGATAAAGGTAAGCGATTTGCCGAGTTAGAGTTCAACATGGGATTGTCAGAGAATTTCAAAGCACAGGATATTAGTAAGCTTTTCCAACAGTATTTACCTGACGAGACAGATAAACACGTCACCCTAGTGCCACAAAATAAAGCGCATCTGTATCGTTATTTGCGTGGTGAGATTGACTTGGTGTATGAGCATGCTGGCAAGTATTATGTGGTTGACTATAAGAGTAACTTTTTAGGAAATAGCCTAAGCGATTACAATAAAGATACCCTCAAGAAAGCAATGTCTAAAGCAGGGTATTGGTTACAAGCAGCGATTTATCAAGTAGCATTACATCGATTCCTTGCCATGAGAATCAGTGATTATACAGGCAACGAAGATAAATACTTAGGCGCTGTAGAGTACGTGTTTTTACGCGGTGTATATGACCCGAATGCTCAGACAGCTACTATGCCTACATCGCAAGATAGGGCTCAGTCTAACCACGATAGCTTGAGCAGTAACAGTTGCTATGGATTGGTTACTTGGGATATTCCTATCGACTTTATTAAAGGTTTAGATGCCTTGTTTGGCCTGCCGGACTAATAAACCTTATATAACAATTAGGTAGATAAAAATTGTTATAGCAGTTAATCAGATTGATAAGAGATAAATATACGATGAGTAATAATAACAATAAGAGCAAATCAGCCATTAGTTTACAAGAGAGCTGGGCAAGTAATCTCAGTGATTATATTTTGCTGCGCCGTCAGCAAACGCAGGTAGCATATGACGCGACAGATGCAAAGACAAACGATGAAAATAGAAGAATCGATAAGTCAAAAGATAGCGATTTATTTACGGCTCTATTCGTTATTTTAGCGGCTCATTTGGAAGAAGGGCATACTGTATTAACCATTAATGCAGCCGATCACGAAGCTCCCATGCAAGGTCAGATTAATGGGGAAGTGGTCACGTTATATGCATGGCAGCAGAACTTACTAGAGATACTGGCAACACCAATTTTTGCGCTGATTGATACTCAGATAAAAACGCAACTAGACACGCAACTAGACACGCAACTAGACGATGACACTACAACCGAGACATCGCTATTTGTATTACTGGACACTTTGTTTGGTCAGCGAAATTACCTGTGGGCGCAGCTAGCACTTAGTAATCATGAAAAAGAGACGTTGATCAAACGTTTTGATGCGATAACTACGTTATATCATCGCTTAAAAAATAGCGACTTAAATACTTTCGTTCATTTAATCCATGAACATGCTTTATTTGCTAATGTTAATGCGGACACTAATTGTAACAACAATCAAAATAGCCTAAGCAAAGATAATCAACCAATTATTTATAACATAGCTAAGAATAAAGAAACCCAAGGTTCGAAAATCACATTTTGGCTACACCGCACATGGCAAGCAGAATTTAACTTAGCACAGCATATCAATCATATTTTGAATCAGCAGATAGTACCTTTAGACATTACCATGCCTGAGAACTTAAATGATCAACAGATAGCCGCTATCAATGTGGCGAACAATAATGCATTTAGTATCATTACTGGTGGCCCAGGGACAGGTAAAACCTACACTGTTGCTCAATTGGTTATCGCGTTACAACAGGCGACAGAGAGTAGGGGAGATGAGTCTGAACATATTAGGTTTAGCACAGACAGTGCTAGTCTAGCATTAGCAGCGCCGACGGGTAAGGCAGCCCAGCGTATGCAAGAGTCTCTGCAGGCGGCTTTAGACGACGCAAATGTAGAGCTACAGTTGCAAGAGGCAAAAACCATCCATCGTCTACTAGGTATCGGTCGAACGGGTAGACCGCGCTACGATGCCAATAACCCACTGGGTGAGGATATTATCATCGTTGATGAGGCATCTATGCTCGGAGTTGAGCTGGCTAACTATCTTGTGAGCGCGGTAAAACCAGGTGCTAGGCTGATATTATTAGGCGATGCTAATCAGTTGGCAGCCGTCGATGCAGGAGCAGTATTGGCGGATCTCTGCCGTATTCCACTATTGCAACCCATACATGCAGAACTAACCGAGAGCCGCCGATTTAGCGCCGACTCAGGTATCGGTAAACTGGCCACTCAAATCAATAAAGCAGAGACAAATCTTCAAGCTATTTGGCAACTACTAAGGCAAGACGCTGCTTTGAGTTTTCAATATGTTAATACGTTACAAGCAGAGTCCATATCAAATAACAAGATAGAAAATAGCCTAAGCAAAGAAAAAATTATTTCAAGAATATCAAATAGTTACCAGTCATACGTAAATAAGGTTAAATATATACTAGAGAACCCAATAGAAAAATCCGTGCCAGAATCAGTTAAAAATACTACCTCTTCGTTAATGGAGGTATTTAATCAATTTAGAATCCTCACTGCTGGCCATAATGGTGAATGGGGCGACCACTATATCAATAACTACCTTACTCAATGGCATCTTGCTGAGCTCAAGCTGCCATTGGGTCAAAATACATGGTTCCATGGACGTCCTGTTATGGTGCTACAAAATAACTATGAGCTTGGGCTATTTAATGGGGATATTGGTTTCTGCTTACAAACATCAGATGAAAGGAGCCAATTAGAGGTATTCTTTGAAAATAAGACACAAGGGATAGCTGTTAATTTGCTAAATGAAGAGGTGATAGCCACGGCGTATGCAATGACTATTCATAAGTCGCAAGGATCCGAATTTGATCATGTTGCTATTACTTTTGATAACAGCCATGCACGGTTACTGAGCAAAGAGCTTATCTATACGGCAGTGACTCGTGCTAAGAAGCAGGTAACGATATATAGTACCAAGCACGCCTTAGAAAAAGCAGTTCAAACACCAACTGAGCGGCATACTGGTTTGGCATTACAGTTTTAACGATTCATTCAAGTTGTTGTCGGCACAATAAGTCAGTGCAATAAAAAAGCATCCAAATTGGATGCTTTTTTAGGACTCAACTATTTTAATCAATTAAGTCTAAGAATTAAACTTTGTCTTCTTTGATTGCATAGATACCTGGCAGGTGACGCAAGTAACCATGGAAATCCATACCACAACCGTAAACATAACGATCTGCAACATCAATACCCACAAAATCTACATCGAAATCTGCAACTTTGCGATTATGTTGCTTGTTAAGCAAGACACAAGACTCAAGTGATAGAGGCTTTTCTTTGCTTAATTCTTCAACAACTGCTTTTAGGGTAATACCTTCGTCAAAGATGTCGTCGATTAACAATACGTGCTCACCTTCGATACTAACATCAGGCTTGAATTTCCAATCAAGCTCATTAGTACCTTCGTTATCACGATAACGGGTCGCATGGATATAATGCATACGATGGTAGAACGTAAGGTGTGTCAGTAGTTGACCAGCTGGAATCAATCCGCCGTTCATCACGACCATAACAATTGGGTTCAGACCAGCATAATGTAGATTGAGCTGAGCGGCCAAACGCTCATAAGCAGCAGCTACTTCGATACTGCTAATAAGGCACTCTGAGTTGCGTAAGGTTTTTTCAATTTCTTGGTTACTGATTTGGGTCATCGGGTGCGCCTTTGGTAAAAAGTGCCGCTTATTTTAGCAAATTTTAGTGAATTTGCCCAACGTCATATGACTTTTGGGACAAAATTAATCCAATTTTTGGGGTTATTCTGGCTTTTCTATAATAAATGGACGGTAATAATTGGCCAATCTATTCAATGAGTCATTTGGTAGGTCAGGTAATAGCTTATTAAGTGCCATACTCATGCCTTTATCAATTGCTGATTTGGCAACTGGAACTGACTTACGCTTGATCATGCCTAGCTTTAATGTCTCAGCATAACGACTGATGAAGTGGGTCAATGTTTCTTCGTTCATGGTTTCAAGTGCCGTTTTAAATTTGGCTCTATCTACATGCTCAGGCGTGATAGCAGCAAAACCTTCAGTGATGGTATTGGCATCTTTTTCTGATAGTTTAAAGCCGACACGTTTAACACCTTCATTATCAATAAAGGTTGCATAATCTCTTAGAAAATGAAAACTTGGTAATACGTCTTTGTTGTTTTCTTTATCCAGTAAGATGTTGAGCAGAGTGTCTGTCGCGCGTTCAATCGTTCCAACAATTTTACGCATAGAGGCTTGGCGCTCAGGGTTCGGAATAATATCTACCAAACCAACCAATAAATTATCAGTAAGATCACGCGCTGTCTGATGAGTAAGGGCATCGCGATAAGGGTAGTACTCTACATTCTCATTTGAAGCAACGACTTGTTCGGCCTCACTGATTAAAGCTTTTAGTTTATCTGAGGGTACGAATCCAAAATAATGTGCCATTGCACTTCCTTTATTTGTTGTTTTTTATGTCTTACTTGCGTTACATTTATCACCAAATCGGTTATTATTCAAACAAAGTTTTAGTCTCAGGCTCATCAAACCAAATGCTGATTAGTGACATGCCCTAGTTATAAGATAAATGACTTTGTTGATTGGTAATAATTTTGCAAATTGCTAGAATTTACCTAAACGATAGATGAGCTGAGTCACTCATCGCACACTAATTTAGCATATTTTTCATATTTTAATTCAAAAAGCTTGAACTTATAAGGCTATTGACTACTTGTCTAGGGAGAGATGAGATGAATAGTGCTATCGTACTACTATTCGCCGTTGCCGCTATGCTCTGCGGCTACGTGTTTTATTCAAAATTTATCGCCACCAAAATTTTAGCATTGGACAACAGCCGTCCTACACCCGCACATACGATGAAAGATGGGATCGATTATGTCCCTACCAATAAGTATGTATTGTGGGGGCATCACTTTACGTCAGTGGCAGGGGCTGCACCAATTATCGGTCCTGCAATTGCAGTTATTTGGGGCTGGGTGCCTGCCATTATTTGGGTAGTAGTAGGTACTATCTTTATGGCTGGCGTACATGATATGTCTGCTATTTGGGCAAGTATGCGTAATAGAGGGCAGTCGATTGGCTCTATCGCTGGTACTGTCATGGGCACACGTGTCCGCAGCTTGATGATGGTTGTCATCTTCTTATTGCTACTGATGGTCAATGCTGTATTTGGTGTAGCTATTGCCAATATGATGATTAAGACGCCATCTGCGGTATTGCCAGTATGGGGTGCCTTAGTAGTTGCCTTTATCATCGGACAGTGTATCTATCGCTACAATATGAATCTGGTCTGGGTGTCCATTATCGGGGTAACAGCCTTGTACGGGCTTATTTATCTTGGCCCTATGTTCCCGATTGTGTTACCTGAGACCGTC includes the following:
- a CDS encoding hypoxanthine-guanine phosphoribosyltransferase, which gives rise to MTQISNQEIEKTLRNSECLISSIEVAAAYERLAAQLNLHYAGLNPIVMVVMNGGLIPAGQLLTHLTFYHRMHYIHATRYRDNEGTNELDWKFKPDVSIEGEHVLLIDDIFDEGITLKAVVEELSKEKPLSLESCVLLNKQHNRKVADFDVDFVGIDVADRYVYGCGMDFHGYLRHLPGIYAIKEDKV
- the recD gene encoding exodeoxyribonuclease V subunit alpha, giving the protein MSNNNNKSKSAISLQESWASNLSDYILLRRQQTQVAYDATDAKTNDENRRIDKSKDSDLFTALFVILAAHLEEGHTVLTINAADHEAPMQGQINGEVVTLYAWQQNLLEILATPIFALIDTQIKTQLDTQLDTQLDDDTTTETSLFVLLDTLFGQRNYLWAQLALSNHEKETLIKRFDAITTLYHRLKNSDLNTFVHLIHEHALFANVNADTNCNNNQNSLSKDNQPIIYNIAKNKETQGSKITFWLHRTWQAEFNLAQHINHILNQQIVPLDITMPENLNDQQIAAINVANNNAFSIITGGPGTGKTYTVAQLVIALQQATESRGDESEHIRFSTDSASLALAAPTGKAAQRMQESLQAALDDANVELQLQEAKTIHRLLGIGRTGRPRYDANNPLGEDIIIVDEASMLGVELANYLVSAVKPGARLILLGDANQLAAVDAGAVLADLCRIPLLQPIHAELTESRRFSADSGIGKLATQINKAETNLQAIWQLLRQDAALSFQYVNTLQAESISNNKIENSLSKEKIISRISNSYQSYVNKVKYILENPIEKSVPESVKNTTSSLMEVFNQFRILTAGHNGEWGDHYINNYLTQWHLAELKLPLGQNTWFHGRPVMVLQNNYELGLFNGDIGFCLQTSDERSQLEVFFENKTQGIAVNLLNEEVIATAYAMTIHKSQGSEFDHVAITFDNSHARLLSKELIYTAVTRAKKQVTIYSTKHALEKAVQTPTERHTGLALQF